From the Diadema setosum chromosome 6, eeDiaSeto1, whole genome shotgun sequence genome, the window agaaaagaagtctcATCCAAATGGATTGGTGAGTCGTTCGGTTGAATCGACAGGTGATTGGTGTGAACAAGTTCAGAGTGTGATTAAGTCAGCTGATCAAGACAAGATTAAGTCTCAGTATGAACCATTCACTTCTGTAGGCTATGTGTCATTGGTAGGGTGTGATGAAGCTAGAAAGGTTATTATCCTGCGAGATACTGGTGCATCCCAGTCATTGATTCTTGACAGTGTTTTACCTTTTGGGCAAACGTCGTCCACAGGCACAAGTGTACTGTTACAAGGAGTAGAAGGAGGTTACGTTGAGGCCCCTCTTCACACGGTCGATTTGCAGTCAGGCCTAGTTTCAGGAAGGGTGAGCCTTGGTGTTAGGAAGTCACTTCCTATGGATGGTGTAGCATTGATATTAGGCAATGATCTTGCAGGAGACAAAGTGACTATTCCAGTGGTCAGTGCAGTCCCTTTGgataaagaaggaaatgagaCAGCTGCATTGGTTCAGGAATTCCCTGAAGTTTTCCCAGCTTGTGTAGTCACACGTTCCATGTCTAGGAAATCAGAGGAGTCTGAAATGAAGGCTAGTCAAGGGGATATCGGTCTAGAAGGGAGTTTCGTCTGTCGGTTAGATGATGTAGAAGTAAGCAAACCCGCAGCATCAAAATCACATGAGATAGGGGATGAGTCTCAGCCTGTAGATGAAAATGAGATTGGGTTGAACAAGAGCTCTTTGATTGATGCACAGAAGAATGATCCACAGTTGGTAGCATTGTGTGATAGTGCTCTTGCTGAAGAAGAAGCACTGAGTGAAAGGACTTGCTACTATGTGAAAGGAGATGtgttgatgaggaagtggatgCCAGTTGACTCTTCTAGTGATGAAGAATGGCGAGAAGTTCACCAAATTGTCATTCCAAGAGTATTTCGTAAACATATCTTGAGTGTGTCGCTTGAGTCAGCTCTTGGTGGTCATCTTGGAGTCAATAAGACAGTTGACaagattttgaaacatttcttttgGCCTGGCTTGAGACGGGATGTTTCAGATTTCTGTAGAACTTGCCATGTTTGTCAAGTGGTGGGGAAACCTAATCAGAAGATTCCTCCTGCTCCCCTAAAGCCCATACCAGCATTTGATGAGCCGTTTAGCACAGTTATCATAGACTGTGTTGGTCCTTTGCCAAAGACAAAGGCTGGACATGAGTACTTGCTCACTATGATGTGCGCTTCTACGAGATTTCCAGAAGCTGTGCCACTTCGGCGTATTACTGCACAGAACGTTAGCAAGGCGTTAGTGAAGTTCTTCACAACGGTTGGCTTGCCAAAGGTGGTGCAATCAGACCAGGGTTCCAACTTCACTTCAAAGATATTTCAGCAAGTGATGCGTGAGTTGGGTATCAAATGTGTTACCTCGAGTGCCTATCATCCACAGAGTCAAGGCGCTCTGGAGCGTTTTCATCAGACGCTGAAGAACATGATGAGAACATACTGCTTTGAGGTCGAGAAGGACTGGGATGAAGGCTTGCCGTTGTTGCTTTTCTCGGTGCGAGAGTCTGTGCAAGAGTCCTTAGGATTTAGTCCCTTTGAGTTAGTGTTTGGACACGAGGTTCGTGGTCCATTGAAGGTCTTGAGAGAGAAGCTGTTGGGTGAGGATGAGTCACCTGGTTTGTTGAATTATGTGACCACGTTCCGTGGTAGGCTGACTCGTGCACGTGAATTTGCAGCTGGACATTTGAGAAACAGTCAAAAGAACATGAAGCAGTTGTTTGATAAGAGGTCCAGGGAAAGAATGTTCAGTCCCGGTGAAAAGGTATTGATACTGTTGCCCATTCCTGGTAACCCTCTGTGTGCTCGCTTCTCTGGTCCCTATGTCGTGGAGGAGAGATTGAGTGATGTGAATTACATCATTCAGACGCCagacaggaagaaaaagaaacggtTGTGTCACATCAACATGTTGAAGAAGTATGTTGAGAGAAGTGCAGGTGAAAGTGCGAAGCCAGTCATGTATGTGGTAGGAGCAGTCCAAGATGTCCCTGTCCCCAAGACGAGGAAGGAGCTGATGAGATTCATCGGCATGGCCGGATACTACCGTCGCTTCTGCCATAACTTCTCGGATGTTGTGGCGCCCTTGACTGATCTCCTGCGGAAGAATGTGAAGTTCCAGTGGTCAGCAGCATGCCAGTCTGCGTTTGACCAAGTGAAGGCAATCCTGTCGAGTGGTCCTGTATTGGCAGCGCCGGACTTCAAGAAAGGCTTCAGCCTAGCTGTCGATGCAAGCGATGTCGGAGCAGGCGCCGTGCTGATGCAAGCTGATGACGATGGAGTGGACAGACCGGTCTGCTACTTCTCAAAGAAGTTCAACGCGCACCAGCGGAAGTATTCTACCGTTGAGAAGGAGACCCTAGCGTTAATTCTTTCGCTCAGCCACTTTGATGTCTACGTGGGCAGCACAACTCAACCCGTTGTTGTGTGGACTGATCACAACCCACTGACATTCGTCAAcagaatgagaaacaaaaaccagagacTGATGCGATGGAGTTTAATCCTACAGGAGTATAACCTTGACATTAAGCACATTCGCGGAAAGGAAAACATTGTGGCAGACGCCCTTTCTCGTGCTTAATTCAGACATCTCAATATTTTGTCTTGTTGCCAGATGCAACATTTgtgcaaatgtattttatgtttgtaacaCTTTCAACaggtgtaattttgttttgcaagtacacaggacagtgtgtgtacatcatgtatatgtacatgtatgcatattgcatacactataattgtgatgccaacagcatgaatggcactttgaatgtgtaaatAACAACATGGAAGTATCTTCAGACATGTTTGTGTTAATAAGGAAACACAGCAAGCTATAATTGTGCTTGAGTCactcaacaaaagaatacactATGAAGGCTGTTTTAAGTTATGCTAGCCATCAACAGTTGTCAAGAATGTGAGTTGTTGGTAAATTGATTTCAAACAGGTAGTGTCGCTGTTTGTATAGAGAATGTGGTGTATCGAGT encodes:
- the LOC140229705 gene encoding uncharacterized protein yields the protein MSRKSEESEMKASQGDIGLEGSFVCRLDDVEVSKPAASKSHEIGDESQPVDENEIGLNKSSLIDAQKNDPQLVALCDSALAEEEALSERTCYYVKGDVLMRKWMPVDSSSDEEWREVHQIVIPRVFRKHILSVSLESALGGHLGVNKTVDKILKHFFWPGLRRDVSDFCRTCHVCQVVGKPNQKIPPAPLKPIPAFDEPFSTVIIDCVGPLPKTKAGHEYLLTMMCASTRFPEAVPLRRITAQNVSKALVKFFTTVGLPKVVQSDQGSNFTSKIFQQVMRELGIKCVTSSAYHPQSQGALERFHQTLKNMMRTYCFEVEKDWDEGLPLLLFSVRESVQESLGFSPFELVFGHEVRGPLKVLREKLLGEDESPGLLNYVTTFRGRLTRAREFAAGHLRNSQKNMKQLFDKRSRERMFSPGEKVLILLPIPGNPLCARFSGPYVVEERLSDVNYIIQTPDRKKKKRLCHINMLKKYVERSAGESAKPVMYVVGAVQDVPVPKTRKELMRFIGMAGYYRRFCHNFSDVVAPLTDLLRKNVKFQWSAACQSAFDQVKAILSSGPVLAAPDFKKGFSLAVDASDVGAGAVLMQADDDGVDRPVCYFSKKFNAHQRKYSTVEKETLALILSLSHFDVYVGSTTQPVVVWTDHNPLTFVNRMRNKNQRLMRWSLILQEYNLDIKHIRGKENIVADALSRA